The region agtaagcgctcaataaatacgattgatgatgatgatgatgatccaaaaaaacccccaaaaaacccacGAACGAGACGTCCAGGCCCTGAGCgctgggcgcatagtaagcgcttggtagatgccatccaaaaaaaaaaaaaaaaaaacacgaacGAGACGtccgggcccatagtaagcgcttaatagatgaccaaaaaaaaacaaaaaaaaaacccacgaacGAGACGTCCGGGCCctgagcgcttggcacatagtaagtgcttagtagatgccatccaaaaaaaactaCGAACGAGACGtccgggcccatagtaagcgcttaataaatgaccaaaaaaaaacccacgaacGAGACGTCCGGGccctgagtgcttggcacatagtaagcgcttagtagatgtcatccaaaaaaaattaaaaaaaaaaccacgaacTAGACGtccgggcccatagtaagcgcttaatagatgaccaaagaaaaaaaaaacccacgaacGAGACGTCCGGGCCctgagcgcttggcacatagtaagcgcttagtagatgccatccaaaaaaaatttaaaaaaaaatgaacgaGACGtctgggcccatagtaagcgcttaatagatgaccaaaaaaaaccccacgaaCGAGACGTCCGGGCCctgagcgcttggcacatagtaagcacttaatagatgccatccaaaaaaaataaaaaaaaaccacgaATGAGACGtccgggcccatagtaagcgcttagtagatgaccaaaaaaaaaaaaaaagaaatccccaCGAACGAGACATCCGGGCCCtgagcgcttggcgcatagtaagtgcttagtagatgccatccaaaaaaaactaCCAACGAGACGtccgggcccatagtaagcgcttaatggatgaccaaaaaaaaaaaaaccaaaccccacGAACGAGACGTCCGGGCCctgagcgcctggcacatagtaagtccttagtagatgccatccaaaaaaaattaaaaaaaacacgaACGAGACGtccgggcccatagtaagcgcttaatagatgaccaaaaaaaaaaaaaccaaaaaaacccacgaACGAGACGtccgggcccatagtaagcgcttaatagatgaccaaaaaaaaaaaaaaaaacccacgaacGAGACGTCCGGGCCctgagcgcctggcacatagtaagtccttagtagatgccatccaaaaaaagtttaaaaaaacaCGAACGAGACGtccgggcccatagtaagcgcttaatagatgaccaaaccccccccccccccccggccgagAGGTGCGGGCCCTGACGCGGGCGCTCGCGTTGCCTTGCAGTCGGACCAGTGCACGGGCCTGCAGGGCTTCCTGGTGTTCCACAGCTTCGGGGGCGGCACGGGCTCGGGCTTCACCTCCCTGCTGATGGAGCGTCTGTCCGTGGACTACGGCAAGAAGTCCAAGCTGGAGTTCTCCATCTACCCGGCGCCGCAGGTGTCCACGGCGGTGGTGGAGCCGTACAACTCCATCCTGACGACGCACACCACCCTGGAGCACTCGGACTGCGCCTTCATGGTGGACAACGAGGCCATCTACGACATCTGCCGCCGCAACCTGGACATCGAGCGGCCCACCTACACCAACCTCAACCGGCTCATCAGCCAGATCGTGTCGTCCATCACGGCCTCGCTGCGCTTCGACGGGGCCCTCAACGTGGACCTGACCGAGTTCCAGACCAACCTGGTGCCCTACCCGCGCATCCACTTCCCGCTGGCCACCTACGCCCCGGTCGTCTCGGCCGAGAAGGCCTACCACGAGCAGCTGTCGGTGGCCGAGATCACCAACGCCTGCTTCGAGCCGGCCAACCAGATGGTCAAGTGCGACCCCCGCCACGGCAAGTACATGGCCTGCTGCCTGCTCTACCGCGGCGACGTGGTGCCCAAGGACGTCAACGCCGCCATCGCCGCCATCAAGACCAAGCGCAGCATCCAGTTCGTCGACTGGTGCCCCACGGGCTTCAAGGTGGGCATCAACTACCAGCCGCCCACCGTGGTGCCCGGCGGCGACCTGGCCAAGGTCCAGCGGGCCGTCTGCATGCTGAGCAACACCACCGCCATCGCCGAGGCCTGGGCCCGCCTGGACCACAAGTTCGACCTCATGTACGCCAAGCGGGCCTTCGTCCACTGGTACGTCGGGGAGGGCATGGAGGAGGGCGAGTTCTCCGAGGCGCGGGAGGACATGGCGGCCCTGGAGAAGGATTACGAGGAGGTGGGGATCGACTCGtacgaggacgaggacgagggcGAGGAGTAGACGCGCTCCCGACGGACCGGCCCCGGCCCcgtcccccgcccgcccgcccgcccgcctccgccgcttcgcGGGCCGTCTCGGGGacggccgggggtccggggggcggTCCCGGGTGCGAGGGGGCAGGGACGGCTCCCCGCCTTCGCGCCCCCTCCTCGCCCTGCATGGCCCGGCTGCTCTCGCGCTGCTTTGCTGGGGCCCGCCGAGCGCCCCGACGCCCGTGGCATTAAAAGTCAGGTTGCCTCCCCTCCGTCTGTGCCTTCTTTCTCGCCTCCGGTGGGGGTGGAGGTTGGGGCGTGGGATGACggcgtttgttgagcgctcactaagtgctaagcgctggggggggggtacagggtCAAAGggtggtcccgcgtggggctcacggtcttcgtccccgtttAATAACGGtgacattagttaagcgcttactatgtgccaagcgctgttctaagcgctgggggggatacaaggtcattgggtggtcccacgtggggctcacggtcttcatccccgtttaataatgacgacggcattcgttaagcgcttactctgtgccaagcgctggggggatgcgaggtcatcaggtggtcccgcgtggggctcacggtcttcgtccccgtttaataacgatggcatttgttaagcgcttactctgtgccaagcactgttctaagcgctggggaggatacaaggtcattgggtggtcccacgtggggctcacggtctttgtccccgtttaataacgatggcatttgttaagcgcttactatgtgccaagcgctgttctaagcgctggaaggatacGAGGTCTTCGGGTggtgccacgtgggactcacggtcttcatccccgtttaataacgatgacatttgctaagcgcttactctgtgc is a window of Tachyglossus aculeatus isolate mTacAcu1 chromosome 1, mTacAcu1.pri, whole genome shotgun sequence DNA encoding:
- the LOC119930315 gene encoding tubulin alpha-4A chain, whose product is MRECISVHVGQAGVQMGNACWELYCLEHGIQPDGQMPSDKTIGGGDDSFTTFFCETGAGKHVPRAVFVDLEPTVIDEIRNGPYRQLFHPEQLITGKEDAANNYARGHYTIGKEIIDPVLDRIRKLSDQCTGLQGFLVFHSFGGGTGSGFTSLLMERLSVDYGKKSKLEFSIYPAPQVSTAVVEPYNSILTTHTTLEHSDCAFMVDNEAIYDICRRNLDIERPTYTNLNRLISQIVSSITASLRFDGALNVDLTEFQTNLVPYPRIHFPLATYAPVVSAEKAYHEQLSVAEITNACFEPANQMVKCDPRHGKYMACCLLYRGDVVPKDVNAAIAAIKTKRSIQFVDWCPTGFKVGINYQPPTVVPGGDLAKVQRAVCMLSNTTAIAEAWARLDHKFDLMYAKRAFVHWYVGEGMEEGEFSEAREDMAALEKDYEEVGIDSYEDEDEGEE